CAATCATTTCATTTTCATCCGCTAAACTATCAAATACATCAATAACATAGCTACCAAACCCAGCCCTGACAGAATCAAGTTCTTCTAATAAAATTACTCTTTTAGGGGAGGAAGGACCAAAATTCCGTGGTTGTGGAGTTACTATAAAAGTCTTTATACCCGCTTGGTCTGCTAATTCCTTTATTTCCCTGTAATGGGCCATAGTAGTATCTGCAGAAATTAGCGAATTAGCATTATTAGAAGGAAGATTAATGATCAAATAGTCTGGATTTAAACTTAAAGCTTTGGTGATATTGTGATCAGTATCCACTGAGGGATTTGAACCATTGTCACTCCCATCTGGCCTAATATGATAAGTAGTAAATCCTCCAACAGCTAAATTTGTAAGCGTATAATTCGAACCATTCTCTCCTAACCAATGATTTAATCGATCAACCCACGCACTATCTTGTACTGTTGCCCCTACACCCTCGGCAGTAGAGGAACCCAAGACTACCACATCCAAATCATCGGGTACTAAATCTGTTTGATCCCATGACAAATCAATTTGATCCATACCATTGGCATTGGCCGTCAAATTAGTTGGAGTAGAGGGTGGATTATGATTTTCAATAGTGCCACTCTTAAGCATTGAATCTGGAATTGGTGAAAAGGATGAAGTGGAATTGAAGCTATAATCAACTCGTAACGTTTGTCCACCAGATTTTTCAAAGAAAGTGACTGTTATTGGATAAGAACCAGGTTCCAAATATAAAGCAACCGGAGTATCTGGTCCGTACGTGCCACCATGAAGACCGTCATTATCGAAAACCAAATTACTTGGACTAAACCCTCCAACATAAACTCTGCTGCCGTCATCTGACCAAGATTTAAACCTGTATGTCCCAGCAATCAATATATTAATATAACCGTCAAACTTAAAACTAAAAAAGTCATCTTGTGTACGTTCGCTTAATCCAAAATTAGGAACCGTGCCAGTATATTCAATAAAACTCCAATCAATTTCATCTAGTGAATCATATGAACTCGTACTATGCTCGTAAGTCAGCCCTTCAAAAATAGTAGTCACATTCACTTGGTTACTAGCCATAGAAATATTTCCGTTGTAATCCACTGCTTTAACCGTAAAAGTGAAATTGCGGCCTTCCGCTAAATTCTCTACCGTAAAGCAGGTAGCCACACTGTTTGTAGCGATGGAATCTGATCCAAAATAAATATAGTATTGGGCAACAGATTCATTATCAGTGGATGCCTGCCAGCACAGTGTAGCGGAGTTGATCGTATAGTTTTCCACTATCAATTGTCCAGGAGTAGATGGTTTTTCTACATCTGAGCCAGTCATAATTGAAACAGCAGTAGAATAGGGTGAAACTTTATCATTAGAAACTGCCCTCAGTCGATAAAAATACTCCCTGTTAGAAATAGCAGTGGTATCCTCAAATGAAATAGCATCTTCTTCTAATAATCCCATAAATTGATAAAAACCACTAACTTCAGTGCTTCTATAAATCTCATAACCTTTCTCTTGGAAGCTTTCGTCATCCCAGAACAGTCGAACTGTTCCATTAGAAGTGAGATCTAGCTGAATATTGCTAGGTTCGTTTAAATCTTGTGAGGCATTAAAGGTTACATAAATATTCTGAGAAGGAATACTGGGACATCCACCAAAAGTCTCAATCTCCACGCTATAAGTTCCGGCCGTTTTGGCTGCATAGAAAGAAGTATCACCAACGACAATTCCGTTTCTCTTCCAAGTATAATATAAGTTACTTGCCAATGGAGTCTCTAATTGCACAGAATCTATCCCATTAATATCGGGTAGGTGCCTAGTATTAAGACCGGTAACTTCAGGGGTTTTGACGGTGCTTTCTTTAATCACAACCGGTTTGGACCAATTATTCCATTCAGCTTCTGTTGGATTATCAATGAATCTGCTAAATCTAACTCTATAGGTTCCTGGAAGATCTGCATAGGCTATTGCCGAATCTAAGCCTGATATAATCTGACCATCTCTTTCCCACTGGTACTTTCTAAATCCTCTCGGCACTCCTAATTTTGCTCCTTGCCCATTGCTAGCACAAATGGTACTGTCTCCATAATATACATGAATATTGGAGTTATCTCTTTCTCGTATCCAGGAAAAGAAATCAGGTTCACTATAAGCTTTGTTCCATGTGCCATGACCCAGATTATCATATATGTAATACCTTGCCAACCCTCCCATTTCTTCAAAAAACCGTACCAATGAATTGGTTTGGCTTACGGTAGGGTTTCCATCCTTTCCACCCTGGAAAACCCACATCGGGATATGAGCAATTTCCTCACTATTTTGCACTTTTGTATTAGCCGCTGAAGGTGACATTAACAAAACTCCTGAAAATAAGGCTGGATCTGTCTTCAACAAAGTTACTACATGCTGAGCCCCATTGGATAACCCATGAACTACCACCCTATTCCTGTTTATATTATATTCATTAAGAATATTATGGATTAGTCTTACGACAGTTTTTATTTCAGCACCATTCCACCCATTTAGATTTTGAGGGAAAAGTACAAAGCCAGGAAAATCCCTATCATTTAATGTGGGATCATTAGGTAATTTAGTTCCTGCACGATTTACTGCATCCAAATGCTGTTTGCCTCCGTGAAGTAAATTATGATCATTATTTAATAGATTTCCATTTGTGGAAGGTCCTGCCTCGGGACTGTTTACATCTGGCTTCCAATTTTTAGTCCCCCAATAACAATTATTCCCCCAGCAATTGCCTCTCTCACCAGCGCCATGCAGCATTATGATCAAGGGGTAGCCATCTGCAAAGTTTTCATCGTAACCATTGGGTTTTAATAGCCTGAAATTTTGCTGAAATATGTTTGTATTGTTATCAATTACATGCCCCTGATCATACTGATCTGAATTCCAACCAGTGCGATCAAAATAAGTTGTTTTCCCTCCACCAGTAGAGCCCCTGAAACTGTAGGTTGAATCCTGAACAGGGTATCTCTCAATATTTATCTTAGGACCAGTAGGATTACCTGGATTCTCATGAAACTTGAGGCCATGCAAATAATTATCAACAATCTGAGCAGAAGTAATATTTACTTGTAAAGTGAGGAGCGCCAGTATGAGAATAAGTAATCTATTCATTTTTACATAATTTATTAAAGACCAAATAGATAAATGAAAAATAGCCATCAGGCGCAACATAATTTAAGCAAAAGCTATTTGGTTTAAACCCTATTAGTTAACATGTAACTTTTCAACATAAAATTAACAATTAAAATAGTTCAATAGAACATTTTTCGACTAAATTTTAAAATAAATCTACTAATAATAATAAAAATGGGAATAAATGTAAATTCTGCTTGTTATGGCACTTTGTAAGGCTTAGCTTGAAAAAAAATAAAATACCATAGTATTTAAATAGAATGAATGTTTTTATCCAGCTTGCTTTTTTCTGGAATTTCAGTGATATTTTTCTTTTAGTTTTCCAACTTTACCAAATCTGACCACTTCATTTCTCCAGTTTTCATCTATCCCTTAAAGTCTTGAGTTCAATTAATACAGGCACTCACTCAGCAATCTGGGACAGGCTATAACGCAAAATTATGGTGTGTTTTTTTTAAAGTCTAAATGTATCCGTTATCTACTGTATTCTGCTTACTTAAGACTTCGAAGAATTTTCTTTTTATAATATAGAAAGAAACTTTCCTAAATGACGCCCTGAACGTATTAAGGCTTGATTCAAAAATTGTAGCCAGTTCAAAAAGATTTTTGGGCCTAAATTAGGACAAAGTATTCCTTCGTTAGCTCGAAATACCAAACTTGCGGAAATCAAAATAGAAAGCTCTCTAATCAGATAGGATTACTTTATTTCCAAAATCCAGCTCTCATCAAAATCCAAAACATTAAGGTTCTTAATTGAATTTAAGGTTTTAAGTGCCATTGCTCTATTGTCTGTCTTTTGCGCAATAGTGTAATAATATTCTGTTTTAGAATAGTAGGTGATCGATAAATTATGTCCTAATTCCTTCGCCATATCAACATATTTTTGCGCATTCTCCTTTGATGAAAATGCTCCTGCCACCACATAGATGCCAGCCATATTATCAATTACCTCATCTACCTTCTCATTAAATTTCGGTGAAACTTCCTGTTCAAGCTCAGGTTCCGCTTCACTTATTATAGGTTCTTCAAGAACTTCTGATTCCTTCTTACTCACACTATCCTGTTCAATTGGCTTTCTATATTCTTCTTTAATCTGAACTGGTTCAGTTTCCTTCTCCACAACTTCTTCTTCCGTCTTAGTTTCCTGTATTTCTTCTTCAACAATTTGAGTCGAATCTGTAACTGTCTCCGTAACTTCTTCGACTGGTTCTTCAACTGCTTCTTCTACCAAAAGTTCATCTCTATGTGGTCGTAATTCTGCGAGGTAATCCCTATTACCAGACATAAAATTTAAATAAAACTCTTGTGATCCTTGTCCAAACTGACTTGATTGATCATTTGACATTTCATATGCATAACCAGCCCTAATTTTGTTAACCAAACGAAACCCAACATTAAAAGTAAACCCATTAAAAGAATGATAGCCTCCACCTAGCCAAATATTATTCTTATAACTGAAATAACCGCTAGCTTGAAAAAAACCATCAGATAATTCATTATTATATGTCTGATAAATTACCCAAGGGGTAAAACTTACGTCTCTATTAATATCAAATACATAATTTATAGAAGTTGTAGTTGCTTTAAGGGGATCAAATTCTGGGTTTTTATAAGCTTGCTCATTATAGACATCCGACTGAAACATGAAAGGTAAAGAAAAGCCTATGTTCAAATTATTCAATTGATATTGAATACCGGCTTGAGCCAAAGGATTCACACTTTGGTCTGCCAATCCATCTAAAGCAGGGTCTAAAGGATTATCCACAAAATCATTATTAATAAATGTAACATCTGCCCCTACTCCAACTCCAAAACTTATTCTATGATCGGTACTTTTGTCTACTCCAGGATAAATTGTATAGGCTACGTTCAAATTTGCTTGATTGGTATTAAACAATGCTCTTTGATCATTCATAGCAATTAATCCTACGGCTAAATGCTTCCCTAAAGGCAATTGACTTGATAAACGTATAGTCTGAGGAGCTCCTTCAATTGCTGTCCATTGCTGGCGAAAATTTGTCTCCAATTCAAAAAAACCAGTGTGACCTGTATAGGATGGATTAATATAAACAGGTGACAGGTAGTAATGATTAAATGGAATGATTTCTTGTGCTTTTAACAGGGTCGTTGAAATCATTAAGACTATTAAGACTCCCCATTTTTTTTGAATAGAATTTACCATGATTTTAATTTTTAAATCACCTCCTTTTTTACCTAATAATGACCACCGTTCCAGTCAATTTCTTAGCAATATCACTGCAGTTTATCACATAATAGTAAGCACCTTCTGGCAGTGGATTACCATTCAAGTTTCCGTCCCATTCGTTTGCATAGCCTGTGGATTCAAATACATTTTTCCCGCTCCTGTCAAAAACCTGTATTTGGCAATTGTCAATTCCATCCACACCTTCAATTTGCCAGAAATCGTCTATCCCATCCCCGTTAGGTGAAAATAATTTTCTGGGTCTTGCTAATTCATCTTCTGCCAACACTGTTATCCTTTTTGTAGCTGAATTTTCCAAACTGTCGATATTTGAAACATTCACTCTCACGTAATAAGCCCCTTCTTTAAAATTGCTCAACTCAACCACATTGGAAGTGTCTGGTCGAATAAGTAAATCGGTAGGGCCAAAAAGTTGTTCCCAACTATAGGATGCAATTAAGCTGTTTTCTGACTGTGCAAAAACTTCAATTGTGACAGCTGAATCAGGTAATTGCAAAATGATATCCCCACCGGCACTTAAAGTTGGCGGTTGAGGAATAAACTCCTCTTCTTCGGGAAGGACATTCAATTGCACCTCATCAAAACTACTTTGGCCTGTATTATCAGTAGCGGTAAATCTGAAAGTAAAAATACCTTCAGATAAGTCATCAATGGTTAATTGATTAGAATTTTCTCCAGATAAGGTCAAATTTTCACCTGCTATTTGTTCCCATAATACAGTGGCAATAGTACCGTTTTCAGATTCCGCTTCTCCTATGATCAACAAAGCCTCACTTGGCAATTCTACAGATAAATTAGGACCAGCATTAACTACTGGTGGTTCTATAATTTCTTCCGACAAGACTTGGATTTGCACAAGGTCCTCTGCTACCGCACCCTCAGTATCTGTCACCCTAATACGTATTTGATAAGTACCTTCAACCAAATCGTTAATATTTACAGTCGGCTGATCATTATCAGCTATAAATAGCTGGGGACCACTTATTTTTGACCAAAAATAGCTGATTTCATCACCATCAGGGTCACTTGCATTGGCAGTGATGCTAGTAGAATTATTCGGCAAATTTATTTGAATATCGGAGCCAGCGTTTACTGTTGGAGGACTATTTGCATCTTCGGGAAGCACAGTAAGACTCATTAAATCAGTAGCACTAGCATTATCATTATCAGTTGCAGTCAATTCTAGGGTATAATTCCCAGCTTCCAAGTCCGTTAATTCTAAATTCAATGTATTTTGGTTATTCAAGTTTCCGTTTCCACCCGATAACTTGCTCCAAGACACTTCTGATATTGAGCCATCAGAATCTGAAGCAGTACCGTTAATAGTAATTTGATTCTGCGGTAACTTGATATTCTTATTAGGTCCAGCATTTACTGTTGGGATTTTATTAGTATTTTCAGGAAGCACTGTTAAAATCATTTGATCTGTTGAAGAAAGCCCTTCACTATCAATTACTTTTAACCTAAACCAGTAAGTGCCCAATTCTAAATTACTAACAGTAAGCTTAGCATTAGTAGCGTTGGTGAGAACTGCATTCCCTCCAGAAGTTTTTGTCCATAGATAGGAAGAAACATTACCCTCTGGATCAAAACCACTTCCATTGAGTACAATAGAATTTGTTGGGAGGACGAGAGTTTTGTCAGTCCCGGCATCTGCCACGGGCGGTTGATTGACCTCCTCCTCTGAAACAGTCAATGTCATTTCATCACTGTCCTCAACACCCCCGTCATCTATAACCTTTAACTGAAAAACGAATTGGCCAGCAATTAAATCTGAAACCGTTAATTTGGCTAAATTTATATTAGCCAAGGTAAGAGAACTACCTGACACTTGAGACCACTCATAACTCACAATTTGTCCGTCATTATCAGCTCCTGAACCATTAATAGTTACAGAGGCAAGGGGCAAGACAATCAGTCGGTCAGAACCCGCATTTGCAACTGGCGATTCATTTGTAGATTCCGATAAAACAAAAACGAAAACTTCATCAAAAGAACTTGCTCCCTCGTTATCCGTGACGGACAATCTAAAAGTGTAAGAGCCTGCAATTAATCCTGAAAGCGTAAGGTTGGCAGTATTCTGGTTTGTTAAGGTTGCAGCTCCGCCACTTATTTTAGTCCAATTATAAGAACTTACAGACCCATCTACATCGGAAGCAGCTCCGTTTAAGGTAACTGCATTTGTGGGTAATTTTATCGTTACATTTTCACCAGCATCCACTATTGGAAAAGAATTTACATCTTCAGGTATTACCGTTACTGTCACTTCATCAGAAGCTTGTGCGCCATCATCGTCAGTGGCAGACAACCGGAAAACATAATCACCTTCAATTAAGCCTGACGCTGTTAAATTTAAAGTACTAATATTTGTCAAAATTCCAGCACTTGGTCCGCTTACTTGTGTCCATTCAATTGATTCCACTGAACCATCCGAATCTGTAGCCACTCCATTAATTGTTATGGAATTGGTAGGTAAATTTAAATTTCTATTATTACCTGCATTTACGTTAGGACTAATATTATTTTCTTCATTGACTGTAACTTGAAGGTCATCAACGTCAGAATCGCCATCATTATCAGTCACTGTAATCTCAAACCTATATTGACCAGCAATTAAGTCCTTAACTTCCAATGTAGCCTGATTTTCATTAATTAATGTTGCTGAGGCAGGGCCACTACTTTGAGTCCATTGATAACTGACAATTTCTCCATCTTCATCTGTTCCAGAACCAATAATATCCACACTATCTTTAGGCAATGTTATGTTTTTATTGGACCCCGCATTTGCAACTGGAGGGGTATTTATAGCCGTCACAGTAACAGATACTTCATCCGAGGCAAAACTCCCTCCATCATCTTCAACCGTAATTTGAAAATTGTAAAGCCCTTCTGTAAGTCCACCGACCTCTAAGGTTGACGAGTTTGTACCTGATAAAGTAGCACCAGCATTTCCACTGATCTGTTCCCATAAATAAGAATTTATCATACCATCATCAGAGGCTGTTGCAATAATTGTCACTGAATTAGTGGGCAAAGTGATTGATTTATTATTCCCCGCATCAACTATTGGCGCTATATTGACCTCTTCAGGTGCAACATTTACATCCACAGCATTACTTCGTTTTGCTCCATCGTCATCCGTAACAGTCAGTCTAAACCGATAATTGCCTTCAACTAAATTGGATGCAGTTAGAGTTTGCGTATTCTCACCCGTTAGTGTCGCATTGCCCCCTGATACTTTAATCCAGGCATAATTTACAATCGTCCCATCAGGGTCAGATGCTGTACCATTTAGGATAACTTGGTTCGTAGGAAGAACAATGAATTTATCAGGCCCAGCATTTACATTTGGAAGTTGATTCACTGGTTGATCATTAACATTTACGGTCGCCTCTGCAGTATTTGTAGCGCCTTCATTGTCAGTTACAGTAATAGAATATACATATTGGCCTGCAACGTCCAAATCATTTACCGTCAGGGTAGAACTACTACTATTCAGTAAGCTAGATGAGCCCACTTCACTGACAATTTCCCATAAATAAGAAGCAATATTGCCATCTAAATCAGATGCTGATGCTTGAATATTAACCGTATTAGTTGGTAATGTAATGCTCTGTTCAACTTGATCGACTGAAACAGTCGGAACTTGGTTTGCATCTAGAACAGTAACGTTCTTCAAGTCGGAATCAGA
This is a stretch of genomic DNA from Marivirga harenae. It encodes these proteins:
- a CDS encoding PorP/SprF family type IX secretion system membrane protein, whose protein sequence is MVNSIQKKWGVLIVLMISTTLLKAQEIIPFNHYYLSPVYINPSYTGHTGFFELETNFRQQWTAIEGAPQTIRLSSQLPLGKHLAVGLIAMNDQRALFNTNQANLNVAYTIYPGVDKSTDHRISFGVGVGADVTFINNDFVDNPLDPALDGLADQSVNPLAQAGIQYQLNNLNIGFSLPFMFQSDVYNEQAYKNPEFDPLKATTTSINYVFDINRDVSFTPWVIYQTYNNELSDGFFQASGYFSYKNNIWLGGGYHSFNGFTFNVGFRLVNKIRAGYAYEMSNDQSSQFGQGSQEFYLNFMSGNRDYLAELRPHRDELLVEEAVEEPVEEVTETVTDSTQIVEEEIQETKTEEEVVEKETEPVQIKEEYRKPIEQDSVSKKESEVLEEPIISEAEPELEQEVSPKFNEKVDEVIDNMAGIYVVAGAFSSKENAQKYVDMAKELGHNLSITYYSKTEYYYTIAQKTDNRAMALKTLNSIKNLNVLDFDESWILEIK
- a CDS encoding PKD domain-containing protein, which produces MKKKNILRIEFCGLTSSFRSTRILLLIFIFIFQHKIVLAQNQLAKESPGGTWYYEYLPADYNSNTDDYPIMIFFHGLGERGNNEGDLTKVAKNGPPLHVKNGHDFPFILISPQLKTNLGNWPPNYMDEVVEHVLNDGLRIDLNRIYVTGLSLGGGGAWFYAHSFPEKIAAVAPVCGSRNNLNKACNIAAENIPVWAFHGDADGVVPLNRTTLMIDALNECTPAINPAPLLTVYEGIGHNSWSRAYRTDNSLHTPNIYEWFMQQSRASISVDAGEDITLNLPTNNASVSGTASSTAAISTYLWEKVSGPSATLSNTSTATLSVSNAVAGIYQFRLTATDADGNSASDQMKLTVVDSNSPPTANAGSNKQIQLPTSSTTISGTGTDSDGNIISYSWQKISGGAVTISNANQATLNLSALQAGIYVFELTVEDDDNVTDSDEMQLEVLEESNLDPIANAGVDIQMQLPTNSTNLVGSGTDDDGTISNYLWEKTSGPSVSLSNVNNSTATASNLVTGTYTFRLTVTDDDGASDSDLKNVTVLDANQVPTVSVDQVEQSITLPTNTVNIQASASDLDGNIASYLWEIVSEVGSSSLLNSSSSTLTVNDLDVAGQYVYSITVTDNEGATNTAEATVNVNDQPVNQLPNVNAGPDKFIVLPTNQVILNGTASDPDGTIVNYAWIKVSGGNATLTGENTQTLTASNLVEGNYRFRLTVTDDDGAKRSNAVDVNVAPEEVNIAPIVDAGNNKSITLPTNSVTIIATASDDGMINSYLWEQISGNAGATLSGTNSSTLEVGGLTEGLYNFQITVEDDGGSFASDEVSVTVTAINTPPVANAGSNKNITLPKDSVDIIGSGTDEDGEIVSYQWTQSSGPASATLINENQATLEVKDLIAGQYRFEITVTDNDGDSDVDDLQVTVNEENNISPNVNAGNNRNLNLPTNSITINGVATDSDGSVESIEWTQVSGPSAGILTNISTLNLTASGLIEGDYVFRLSATDDDGAQASDEVTVTVIPEDVNSFPIVDAGENVTIKLPTNAVTLNGAASDVDGSVSSYNWTKISGGAATLTNQNTANLTLSGLIAGSYTFRLSVTDNEGASSFDEVFVFVLSESTNESPVANAGSDRLIVLPLASVTINGSGADNDGQIVSYEWSQVSGSSLTLANINLAKLTVSDLIAGQFVFQLKVIDDGGVEDSDEMTLTVSEEEVNQPPVADAGTDKTLVLPTNSIVLNGSGFDPEGNVSSYLWTKTSGGNAVLTNATNAKLTVSNLELGTYWFRLKVIDSEGLSSTDQMILTVLPENTNKIPTVNAGPNKNIKLPQNQITINGTASDSDGSISEVSWSKLSGGNGNLNNQNTLNLELTDLEAGNYTLELTATDNDNASATDLMSLTVLPEDANSPPTVNAGSDIQINLPNNSTSITANASDPDGDEISYFWSKISGPQLFIADNDQPTVNINDLVEGTYQIRIRVTDTEGAVAEDLVQIQVLSEEIIEPPVVNAGPNLSVELPSEALLIIGEAESENGTIATVLWEQIAGENLTLSGENSNQLTIDDLSEGIFTFRFTATDNTGQSSFDEVQLNVLPEEEEFIPQPPTLSAGGDIILQLPDSAVTIEVFAQSENSLIASYSWEQLFGPTDLLIRPDTSNVVELSNFKEGAYYVRVNVSNIDSLENSATKRITVLAEDELARPRKLFSPNGDGIDDFWQIEGVDGIDNCQIQVFDRSGKNVFESTGYANEWDGNLNGNPLPEGAYYYVINCSDIAKKLTGTVVIIR